The Flavobacterium galactosidilyticum nucleotide sequence CCTAACGCTGTAGCATTAGATGCAATAGGTTTGCTTTCGCCGAATCCAATTGCTTTTACTCTTGATTCAGAAACTCCTTTTTTCATCAGATATTCTTTTACTGAATCGGTGCGTTTTTGCGACAGTTCTAAGTTAAAAGCATCGCTACCATTACTATCTGCATGACCTTCGATAACTAAATTAGAAGCATCGTATTTATTAATAAGAGTTACTAACTCATCTAATTGTACTAATGAAGCTACTTTTAAAGTGGCACTGTTGTTTTCAAAGAATATCTTACTTCCTAAATACGTTATTCGTTCCACATCTTTCTTAGCAATTTCAGGACAACCTTTGTTTTCAATTGTTCCTTTTACAGTAGGGCAACGGTCATCAATATCAGCTACACCATCTCCGTCAGTATCTGGGCATCCTTTTAAACTTGCTGGACCAGCAACATCAGGACAACGATCGATATCATTAGGAACGCCATCGTTATCATTATCTAAAGCACAACCAGAAGCATCAACTTTAGTTCCTTTAGGTGTGTTTGGACATTTATCATTGATATCTGCTACGCCATCTCCGTCACTATCTGGACATCCTTTTAATGATGCAATTCCTGCAACATCCGGACATGCGTCTAAATAATCAGCAACACCATCATTGTCTCTGTCTAAAGGACAACCGTTAGCGTCAACAGCTACTCCTGTTGGTGTGTCTGGACACATATCATTGCGATCTGTTACTCCGTCGTTATCTGCGTCTTTCTTATTTCCTAAATTAAAAGTCAAACCAGCCATGTGAGATAAGTAAGCATCTTTTTTACCTGCAATTACTCCGTCTCTGCGGTCTTTGTTAGAAAAACTAAATGTTTCCTGTAA carries:
- a CDS encoding OmpA family protein; this translates as MKKILLLCTCLAFTYIAKAQTEDKPWNIGLHAGVTQYQGDLGNNFYKTDKAFYGFGGISVSRYLGRYFDLNFLASKGTIGYHDTAIRNFKSDFNSVALNLRFNMTGPESIVRPYAFAGVGAILFDNDVNFDQDRIDYALPTAGGGFNIRLTDVITLNLQETFSFSNKDRRDGVIAGKKDAYLSHMAGLTFNLGNKKDADNDGVTDRNDMCPDTPTGVAVDANGCPLDRDNDGVADYLDACPDVAGIASLKGCPDSDGDGVADINDKCPNTPKGTKVDASGCALDNDNDGVPNDIDRCPDVAGPASLKGCPDTDGDGVADIDDRCPTVKGTIENKGCPEIAKKDVERITYLGSKIFFENNSATLKVASLVQLDELVTLINKYDASNLVIEGHADSNGSDAFNLELSQKRTDSVKEYLMKKGVSESRVKAIGFGESKPIASNATALGRAKNRRVELKMSYEK